AATACGTACTGGTCGTCAACATGAAGAATCTTATTTACAATTAGCGATAGAATTATCAATAGCCAAAGGATTACCGGTAGTAGCTACCAACGATGTACGTTTTATTAATGAAAAAGATTTTTTAGCGCATGAGGTTCGCGTAGCGATATATGCTGGTACTACATTAAATAATGTTCAACAATTACGTAAATATAGTTCACAACAATTTATGAAAAGTGAACAAGAAATGTGTGAATTATTTTCTGATGTACCAGAATCTTTAGTAAATAGTGTAGAAATTGCTTACAGATGTAATTTCACCATCGATTTAGGTGGATATTTTTTACCACAATTTCCCACTGGGTGTAAGTCTGCTAAAGATTTTCTTACTACACACGCAAAAAAAGGATTGGAAGAACGTTTAATTTTGTTATTTCCAAAGACTAAAGAACGTCTTGTTCAGAGAAAACCGTATGATTTACGATTAAAAAATGAGTTACAAGTAATTAATAATATGAATTTTCCTAGTTATTTTCTCATCGTTATGGAATTTATTAAATGGGCTAAAAATAACGATATTCCAGTTGGACCTGGAAGAGGTTCTGGAGCTAGTTCACTAGTAGCTTATGTTTTAAAAATTACAGAACTTGATCCATTACAATTTGATTTGTTGTTTGAACGTTTTCTTAATCCAGAGCGTATATCTATGCCTGATCTAGATATTGATTTTTGCATGGATCATCGTGATTTAGTAATTGAACATGTCTCTAAAACTTACGGATCAGAAGCTGTATCTCAAATTATTACGTTTGGGACTATGGCAGCTAAAGCAGTGATTCGAGATGTAGGACGCGTACTAGGGCATCCTTATGCGTTGATTAATCGTATCGCTAAATTAATTCCATTAGAATCGGGAATAACATTGAAAAAAGCGTTTTCTATCGAGCCTCAACTTAAATTACTTTATGAAAACGACGAAGATATTACAGAGCTCATCGATATGGCCCTGCAATTAGAAGGTATCGTGAGAAATGTAAGCAAACATGCAGGAGGAGTAGTAATTGCGCCTATAAAAATTACTGATTTTTCTCCCTTGTATTATGATAACGACAGTATTCATCCAATGACTCAATTTGATAAAGATGACATTGAACGTATTGGCTTAATAAAATTTGATTTTCTTGGTTTGCGTACATTGACCATTATTAATCATGCATTAAAAATGATTAACAATACGCGCCTGAAACAGGGTCTCACTATTATTGATATACACTCCATATCGTTACATGACCAAAAAAGCTTTCATGTACTTCAATCTTCAGAAACTACTGCAATATTTCAATTAGAATCACGCGGTATAAAAGAATTAATTAAACGTTTAAAACCAGATTGTTTTGAAGATTTGATAGCATTGATTGCGTTATTTCGTCCAGGACCGCTACAGTCAGGTATGGTGGATAATTTCATCAATAGAAAACACGGTTATGAAACTATTTCTTATCCTGATGCTAAATGGCAACATGAATCTCTACGTCCAGTATTGGAATCAACTTATGGAATTATTTTGTATCAAGAACAAGTTATGCAAATAGCACAAGTACTTGCAGGTTATACACTTGGACAAGCCGATATATTAAGACGTGCTATTGGTAAAAAAAAACCAGAAGATATGGCTAAACAACGCTCTTTTTTTAATTTAGGTGCTGCAAAAAATGGTATCGATAATACACTATCAATGAAGATATTTGATCTTGTAGAAAAATTCGCTGGTTATGGTTTCAATAAATCTCATTCTGCAGCATATGCATTAATATCTTATCAAACATTGTGGTTAAAAACACATTATCCTGCTGAATTTATGGCGGCAGCATTAAGTTCTGATATGGATAATTTAAATAAAGTAGTATACCTAATAGGTGAATGTCAAAAAATGAAACTTATAATTTCACCCCCAAATATTAACACTAGTCAATATCATTTTTATGTTAATGCAAATAAAGAAATTGTTTATGGATTTGGAGCTATAAAAGGAATAGGAAAAACCTCTATAGAATCTATAATAACATCTCGTAATAAAGGTGGTAATTTTAAAGAATTATTTGACTTCTGCATTCGTATCGACAGTACAAAAATAAATCATCGTATGATTGAAAAATTAATTCTTTCCGGAGCCTGTGATTCGTTTGGAATACATCGTTCAAAATTAATGGCATCACTTAATGATGTACTAAAACGTGCTAATCAACATATTAAAAACAAATATAGTAAACAAACAGATATATTCGAAATGCGTTTAGATGAATCTAATACTATTGCGATATCTGATCGCGACGACAACACACCACAATGGTCTAATCAGTTATTATTAGAAAAAGAAAAAGAAGCTCTTGGATTATATTTAACCAGTCATCCTACTATTCAATATATAAAAACAATAAAACGTTGTGCGTCTAACATCGTTAATATAAAAGATGTTCTGTTAGAAACAGATAATAAAATATTGCATATTTTTGGTTTAATTGTATCAATCCGAACAAAATTAAGTAAGAAAGGAAAACGTGTTGTATTTTTTATTTTAGAAGATTATTCTGGTCGATTAGAAATAATGATATTTGAAACACTGATTCATAAATATCAACATTGTTTAAAAGAAAATAATTTATTGCTTGTTACAGGCGTGATCAATATTGATAAGATACATGGTCATTACAAAATGATTGCACAGAAATTAGAAGATATTAACGACATTCATAAAAAACATACACGTAGTTTATCTATCACATTAAAGAGTAAACAAGTTGACAATCAATTGTTAACCAATATTCATTTTTTTTTAGAAAAAAATAAACTTGGAACTTTACCAGTATATTTTTTTTATCAAAAAAATGGCATTCAAATCAAATTATATTGTGGAAAAAAATGGTATATTACCCTAACTGATCAGTTACTGAGTAATCTACGTAGTCTTGTTGGGGATGAACAAATCAAATTAGAATTACATTAATTTAATAACAGGAATTTTATGGGTTTAAATGTTCTTGATTTTGAAAAACCTATCTTAGATTTAGAAGAAAAAATTAATTCTTTAACATCGATAGTACACTCAGATAAAAAATCAAAAAAAAATGTTAATGCAGAAATTAATCGTCTTCGTTCTAAAAGTATTGAACTTACCCAAAAAATATTTTCTAACTTAAATGCCTGGCAAGTTGCTCAATTAGCACGACATCCTAGACGTCCATACACTTTGGATTATATAGAGCGTATATTTAACGATTTCGATGAATTATCTGGTGATCGAGTATATGCTGATGACAAAGCTATTGTAGGTGGCATAGCGAGACTCAATTCCCGACCAGTCATGATTATTGGGCATCAGAAAGGTCGTGACACTAAAGAAAAAATTAAACGAAATTTTGGTATGTCCGCGCCGGAAGGGTATCGAAAAGCATTACGTTTGATGAAAATGGCAGAACGATTCAAAATACCACTGATTACTTTTATAGATACTCCAGGCGCTTATCCTGGAGTGGGCGCAGAAAAACGTGGACAATCTGCAGCAATCGCTAAAAATTTACGTACAATGTCAATATTAAAAATACCGATTATATGTACCGTAATCGGAGAAGGGGGTTCCGGAGGGGCTTTAGCAATCAGCGTTGGCGATAAAGTTAATATGTTGGAATATAGTACATATTCTGTAATTTCTCCAGAAGGATGTGCGTCCATTTTATGGAAAAATGTTAAAAAAGCTCCTATAGCTGCCGAAGCAATGGGTATTACTGCTTATCGATTGAAAGAACTGAATCTAATTGATAGTGTGATTTCTGAACCATTAGGCGGAGCACATAGAGATATATTAACTACATCTATTTCATTAAAAACACAATTATTATTAGATTTGACCGAATTAGATTCTTTTGATGAAAAAGAATTGTTAAATCGACGATATCAAAGATTGATGCATTATGGATATTGTTAATCTTGAATTAATATATATATATATTCTTTTTTTAAAATAATTGATTTATTATATAAATAATGTAAGTTCATTAATAATATATTAAATATTAATATAATCATTATTATTTAATATTTAAATCGTCATGACTTTATATTTACTACATTAGTAAAAATATGATCACAACCAATACATCGTCAGAAAATTGGGATTTATATCGTAAAGTAACACATTGTCTTGTCGGACATACAAGATTAGTGTTGTCTTATAGTGGAGGACTGGATTCCACAGTACTTTTAGATATTTTAACAAGATTAAAAAATAATTCTGATCATTTCACATCATCTCCGTTCATGTTGCGCGCAATCTATGTACACCATGGTATTAGTAATTATTCGGATGAATGGGCTAGTCATTGTTTTAATCAATGTAAAATACGGGGCATACCTTTTTCAGTAATTCATATCAATTGCTATAATGCAGAAAATAAACAACGCAATATAGAAGCATTAGCACGAAATCTTCGTTATAAAAAATTATACAATCGTTTAAATTCAAAAGAAATACTTTTGACCGCGCATCACATGAATGATCAAGTAGAAAGTTTATTCCTTGCACTAAAGAGAGGGAGTGGTCCATCTGGACTATCTGGAATGAGTAAAAATGCATTATATGCTAATAAATACAGGTTATTAAGACCTTTATTGGATTGCTCTCGTGAACAATTAGAAATGTATGCTTATAAAAAAAAACTTGTTTGGATAGAAGACGATACGAATACAGATACACGTTTTGATCGTAATTTTTTACGCATAAAAATTTTGCCATCAATATATCAACGTTGGCCTTGTTTTAATCAAGTAGTTGCGCGTACTGCGCAACTATGCAGAGATCAAGAAAATTTATTAAATGAATTGTTGTCAGAATCTTTTCAAAAATTAATTGATGAATCAGATGGTTCTTTACTATTTATCCCATTATTTCAATACAGCATACCAAAAAGACAAGCTTTACTACGTCGTTGGCTATTGCATTTTTCTATGAAGATGCCTTCCTATCAACTTATAAATCGTATTTGGAAAGAAGTAGTATTAAGTCGGAAAGATGCAACCCCAATACTACAATTAGATAAATACCTATGTCGTCGTTTTCGTGAAAAGTTGTATATTTTACCTGTAAATATGAGATGTTCTTTAAATAGAATTGAATTATCATGGAACATCATACATAATGTATTTATACTACCATATAATTTAGGTAAATTAATATACCAACCATTAAGTATTAACGAACATGTTCCTAAAAATCCATTTGATCTGCATTTAAACATAAATTCTTCATTAAACACGTCTCATGATGTTTTTGAAAAATATAAAAAAGTTTTAACGCATTGTTTTGTTCGATCCCCAAAATCTGATGAAAAAATATCAATTATTTTTGGAAATATAGATGGGTTATTATATATTTTAGGAAGAAATCATGGTCGACATTTAAAAAAAATTTGGCAGGAATTAGGCGTACCTCCATGGCTAAGAAGTCGTATTCCTTTGCTTTTTTACAATAAAACATTAATTACTGCCATAGGAGTATTCATTACTCACAATGGCAAAATTATAAGTAAAGAGAATACGTTATGGAAAATATCTTGGTTACAAGATATTATATCTTATAAAATATTTAAAAATAGCGTTCGTTATCATTTAGAATGATTTTTCATATCTATTAACTAATTAAATAAAATAATTAGCCCTAAAACTATAAGTTTTACAAATTGGTTTATTTATTTAATAAATAATAGCTATTTGATATAACTTCAATCAACATAACTATTACATATATATATTCTTTATATATCACTGAAATTTTTTAATATCAACATTATTTTATCAATCCAAATTGATTAAAAAATCTCATGAAGAAACAATTTTTTCAATCAAATAACGTATTAACATTTCAAGTTTAATTTTTTCTATTTTATTTTTTTTACGATATTTATATTCTACCTCTTGATTAGCTAAACTACGATCACTAATAATCAGAATATGTGGTATTCCGATCAAATCTATATCAGCAAACATTGTACCTGGGTATTCTTTACGATCATCAATTAATATATCTATTCCTATAACAGATAACAGTTGTGTGTAAATTTTTTCTGCAATATTTCTTACATTAACAGAACGATACATATCAATTGGTATGATCGCTAATTTGAATGGTGCGATTACATCCGGCCATAAAATACCATTTTTATCATAATTTTGTTCAATAATCACAGCAATAATACGAGTAATTCCTATACCGTAACAACCCATTTCCATTGATAAATTATGTTTATGCTCATTATTTTTTTGTGAATAATTAGTATGCAAGTTTAAGTATTTTTGTCCTAATTGAAATATGTGTCCTATTTCAATACAGTTATGAATGGATAAGATATTTTTTTTATTAGTATACGAATTATGATGCAACACTTCATGTAAATCCGCTACTTTTGAAAATAGTATATCACGATTCCAATTAACCCCAAAAAAATATTTGCCGCTCATATTAGATCCGGCGACAAAATCGTTCATTTTTGCTACATTATAATCTATAATTAATGGTATAGACAAGTTAATAGGACCCAACAAATTGGGCTGTGCTCCGGTAATTTTTTGGATTTCTTCTGGCTCGATACAAGATAAAGGGATATGTATTTGTGGAATCATCGCAATTTTTTTTAAACTAATTTGATGATCAGCTCGAATGACTAATCCTAACAAAGAATAATCATTATTGATATGTTTATTTTTAGCGCGAACAATTATCGTTTTTACAAATTGGTGTATAGGCAAATTAAACTGATTTATTAATTCTTCTACAGATCTAATATTAGGAGCTGCTATTAATTGCATTGTTTCTACAGCCGTTTTCGGTTGTATTTTGATAGGAATCACATCATTCGATAACTGGAAGTCAATTAAATTATTATCAGGTATCATAGGAACCGCGATACTATCTTCGCCATTTTCAGAATATGCTTGAAACTCATGAGACAATGCCCCCCCGATTTTACCAGGTTCAGCTTGAACAACACAAAAATTTAGTCCAATACGATTAAAAATAGTGTGATATGTTTGGTACATGTTATTATATGTATTCTGAAGAGATTTCTGATTGATATGAAAAGAATATCCATCTTTCATAATGAATTCTCTAGCGCGTATTACTCCAGATCGAGGACGGGCTTCATCACGGTATTTAGTATGAATTTGATACACAATTAATGGAAACTGTTTATAAAGCATTGTTTCTTTACAAATAATTTCTGACACCATTTCTTCATGAGTTGGTCCTAATACAAATTCCTGATTATTGCGATTTTTAAAACGCAATAATTCTGTTCCATATCCTGTCCAACGACCACTTTTTTTCCATAATCTCGCAGGTTGAACTATCGGCATAGCTATTTCAATAGCACCAATTTTACTCATTTCTTCTCGAATAATATTTTCTATTTTCCGTAATACACGTAATCCAGTGGGTAACCAAGTATAAAGACCAGATGATACTTGACGAATTAAGCCAGCTCGTAACATTAGTTGATGGCTAATTGCTTTGCAATTCTTAGGCGCCTCTTTAAGAGTAGCTAATAAATATTGACTGGTACGCATTATTTTTGCCTGATATGAAAAAGTTTATTAGTAATTATAAAAATAATAATAATAATCGTCGTTAAAGTATATTTATAATTAAAGAATTAAATTCTTGATTTAATACCACACTATTATAAGCATACATTTAGTAATTTTTTATAAAACAATACAGTTATATATTCTAATGTGGTCTTATATATAAATATAATATTGTTCAATAAATTTTCTTATTTTATAGAAAATATCGATACTTTGATAACAATAATATTGTTTTTCATTTGACACTAAACTAATGATTATGTGCTATAATGTAATATTAATTTTTATTGTTAATACTATTTAATAAAATAAACATTTACAATTATAACAATAAATACAAGGCTCATCGTGAATAATGCTATATTTATGGACCGAGATGGCACTATTAATATTGATAAAAACTATGTGCATAATATTAATAATTTTTTTTTCATTGATAATGTCATAGATGCAATGGTAACTTTGAAAGAAATGAATTTCTTTTTAATCATAGTTACTAATCAATCTGGAATAGCACGAGGTTTATTTACTCAAAATGACTTCCTATTGCTAACAAAATGGATGATTGCTTATTTGGGGATGTATTACCATGTGTATATAGATGCAATTTATTTTTGTCCACATCATACACAAGGAATAATGAAAAAATTTCAACGAGCTTGTTTGTGTCGCAAACCTAACCCGGGAATGTTATTAGATGCAAAAAAACGTTTTAACATTAACATGATTACTTCTTATATGGTAGGAGATACTGAAGATGATATGTTGGCAGGCCAATTAGCAGGCGTTGGAACTAAAGTGTTAGTATGTAGCGGTAAAAAAATAACAAAAAAAACCAAAAAAACAGCAAACTGGGTCATAGAAAGTTTAGCATTTTTACCAAATATGATAAGAACACAACATGGTTATACAAAATATACAAATGTTTTTTAATGTTTATTTTATTAAATTAGTAGTACAAATTACATGTTATAATTTTAATACTTAAGAAGCTATATTATTCCCTTAATTAAAGATCAACAATCACTTTTATGTGAAAATATATATATGTTTTATTTTCTAATTATTTAGATATTAAGTTTGTTTTCTAAATAATGAATATTAATTCCATTACCTTTTTGAAAGGTCTCATCGGTTACAATTTTTAATTGTAATTCGATATTGGTATTTATTCCATCAATAATTAACTCTGATAACGCGTTTTTCATACGAGCAATAGCTATATCACGTGTTTCCCCAAAACAAATTAATTTTCCTATCATTGCATCATAATAAGGAGGCACCGAGTAGCCAGAATAAATATGAGATTCCCAACGCACACCTAATCCTCCGGGAGCGTGGAACCTAGTAATACATCCTGAACTAGGTATAAAGTTATGAGGATCTTCAGCATTAATGCGGCATTCTATAGCGTGTCCTTCAGATTTAATTGAATCTTGTGTAATGTTTAACGTATATCCAGAAGCAATTTTTAGCTGCTCTCTAATGAGATCTATTCCGGTAATCATTTCTGTAATAGGATGTTCCACTTGAATACGAGTATTCATTTCAATGAAAAAGAATTCATTATTCTCATATAAAAATTCAAATGTACCGACCCCACGATATCCAATTTTATAACAAATTTTTACACAACTTTCTCCTATATGTTTCCACATTGCAGAGCTAATACCTAACGCAGGACTCTCCTCTACTATCTTTTGATGTTTTCTTTGTACAGAACAATCACGTTCTGTCAAATAAATTATATTGCCTTTTCCATCAGATAACACTTGTATTTCTATATGCCTAGGATGTGCCAAGTATTGTTCTGCATAAATAGTATCATCATTAAACGTGTTTTTTGCTTCTGCTCGTATCATGCGTATAGCATCTTGTAAATCTGATTCTTTTTTAACTACACACATGCCACGCCCTCCTCCTCCATGAGCAGATTTTATGATAATTGGATAATTAATGTGTAAATTTTGACATGAAAAATTATAAATTTTATTATTTATGTTTTTATTCAGTTTATAATCCCAACCAGGAACAGTCATTATTCCTGATTCTTTCATAATAGCTATAGCAGATATTTTATTTCCCATTAAACGAATAGTTTCTGACCGCGGTCCAATAAAAACAAAACCGGAACGTTCAACTTGTTCTGCAAAGTCAGCGTTTTCTGATAAAAATCCATAACCAGGATGAATTCCTGATGATCCAGTAATTTCTGCAGCTGAAATAATAGCTGGAATATTTAAATAACTATGTATTGCAGGGGGAGGTCCTATACAAACAGTTTCATCGGCCAACAACACGTGTTTCAGATCACGATCTATGGTTGAATGCACAGCCACTGTTTGTATCCCTAATTCTTTACATGCGCGCAAAATGCGCAAAGCTATCTCTCCTCTATTTGCAATGACAATTTTTTCTAACATTCTGTTCTCGTTATTCGATGATAAGTAATGGCTCATTAAATTCGACCGGTTGACCGTTATCAATCAAAATTGCTTTGATTACACCTGATTTATCTGATTGAATTTGGTTCATCACTTTCATAGCTTCAACAATACATAAAGTATCGCCAACTTCAACCGTTTGAC
This genomic interval from Candidatus Blochmanniella pennsylvanica str. BPEN contains the following:
- the dnaE gene encoding DNA polymerase III subunit alpha, which gives rise to MIKPRFIHLHVHSDYSMIDGLATVNKLITKAAYLKMPALALTDFNNLFGFIKFYDVAYKSGIKPIIGADFLVQDLIMDNKPSKLTCLVTDKQGYYHLIMLISKAYKNKCNNVALMIQRHWLKEYNKGLILLSGGRNGDIGRYLLRNEKSKIEQCLYFYSKYFPNRYYLELIRTGRQHEESYLQLAIELSIAKGLPVVATNDVRFINEKDFLAHEVRVAIYAGTTLNNVQQLRKYSSQQFMKSEQEMCELFSDVPESLVNSVEIAYRCNFTIDLGGYFLPQFPTGCKSAKDFLTTHAKKGLEERLILLFPKTKERLVQRKPYDLRLKNELQVINNMNFPSYFLIVMEFIKWAKNNDIPVGPGRGSGASSLVAYVLKITELDPLQFDLLFERFLNPERISMPDLDIDFCMDHRDLVIEHVSKTYGSEAVSQIITFGTMAAKAVIRDVGRVLGHPYALINRIAKLIPLESGITLKKAFSIEPQLKLLYENDEDITELIDMALQLEGIVRNVSKHAGGVVIAPIKITDFSPLYYDNDSIHPMTQFDKDDIERIGLIKFDFLGLRTLTIINHALKMINNTRLKQGLTIIDIHSISLHDQKSFHVLQSSETTAIFQLESRGIKELIKRLKPDCFEDLIALIALFRPGPLQSGMVDNFINRKHGYETISYPDAKWQHESLRPVLESTYGIILYQEQVMQIAQVLAGYTLGQADILRRAIGKKKPEDMAKQRSFFNLGAAKNGIDNTLSMKIFDLVEKFAGYGFNKSHSAAYALISYQTLWLKTHYPAEFMAAALSSDMDNLNKVVYLIGECQKMKLIISPPNINTSQYHFYVNANKEIVYGFGAIKGIGKTSIESIITSRNKGGNFKELFDFCIRIDSTKINHRMIEKLILSGACDSFGIHRSKLMASLNDVLKRANQHIKNKYSKQTDIFEMRLDESNTIAISDRDDNTPQWSNQLLLEKEKEALGLYLTSHPTIQYIKTIKRCASNIVNIKDVLLETDNKILHIFGLIVSIRTKLSKKGKRVVFFILEDYSGRLEIMIFETLIHKYQHCLKENNLLLVTGVINIDKIHGHYKMIAQKLEDINDIHKKHTRSLSITLKSKQVDNQLLTNIHFFLEKNKLGTLPVYFFYQKNGIQIKLYCGKKWYITLTDQLLSNLRSLVGDEQIKLELH
- the accA gene encoding acetyl-CoA carboxylase carboxyl transferase subunit alpha; translated protein: MGLNVLDFEKPILDLEEKINSLTSIVHSDKKSKKNVNAEINRLRSKSIELTQKIFSNLNAWQVAQLARHPRRPYTLDYIERIFNDFDELSGDRVYADDKAIVGGIARLNSRPVMIIGHQKGRDTKEKIKRNFGMSAPEGYRKALRLMKMAERFKIPLITFIDTPGAYPGVGAEKRGQSAAIAKNLRTMSILKIPIICTVIGEGGSGGALAISVGDKVNMLEYSTYSVISPEGCASILWKNVKKAPIAAEAMGITAYRLKELNLIDSVISEPLGGAHRDILTTSISLKTQLLLDLTELDSFDEKELLNRRYQRLMHYGYC
- the tilS gene encoding tRNA lysidine(34) synthetase TilS gives rise to the protein MITTNTSSENWDLYRKVTHCLVGHTRLVLSYSGGLDSTVLLDILTRLKNNSDHFTSSPFMLRAIYVHHGISNYSDEWASHCFNQCKIRGIPFSVIHINCYNAENKQRNIEALARNLRYKKLYNRLNSKEILLTAHHMNDQVESLFLALKRGSGPSGLSGMSKNALYANKYRLLRPLLDCSREQLEMYAYKKKLVWIEDDTNTDTRFDRNFLRIKILPSIYQRWPCFNQVVARTAQLCRDQENLLNELLSESFQKLIDESDGSLLFIPLFQYSIPKRQALLRRWLLHFSMKMPSYQLINRIWKEVVLSRKDATPILQLDKYLCRRFREKLYILPVNMRCSLNRIELSWNIIHNVFILPYNLGKLIYQPLSINEHVPKNPFDLHLNINSSLNTSHDVFEKYKKVLTHCFVRSPKSDEKISIIFGNIDGLLYILGRNHGRHLKKIWQELGVPPWLRSRIPLLFYNKTLITAIGVFITHNGKIISKENTLWKISWLQDIISYKIFKNSVRYHLE
- a CDS encoding proline--tRNA ligase, with the protein product MRTSQYLLATLKEAPKNCKAISHQLMLRAGLIRQVSSGLYTWLPTGLRVLRKIENIIREEMSKIGAIEIAMPIVQPARLWKKSGRWTGYGTELLRFKNRNNQEFVLGPTHEEMVSEIICKETMLYKQFPLIVYQIHTKYRDEARPRSGVIRAREFIMKDGYSFHINQKSLQNTYNNMYQTYHTIFNRIGLNFCVVQAEPGKIGGALSHEFQAYSENGEDSIAVPMIPDNNLIDFQLSNDVIPIKIQPKTAVETMQLIAAPNIRSVEELINQFNLPIHQFVKTIIVRAKNKHINNDYSLLGLVIRADHQISLKKIAMIPQIHIPLSCIEPEEIQKITGAQPNLLGPINLSIPLIIDYNVAKMNDFVAGSNMSGKYFFGVNWNRDILFSKVADLHEVLHHNSYTNKKNILSIHNCIEIGHIFQLGQKYLNLHTNYSQKNNEHKHNLSMEMGCYGIGITRIIAVIIEQNYDKNGILWPDVIAPFKLAIIPIDMYRSVNVRNIAEKIYTQLLSVIGIDILIDDRKEYPGTMFADIDLIGIPHILIISDRSLANQEVEYKYRKKNKIEKIKLEMLIRYLIEKIVSS
- the gmhB gene encoding D-glycero-beta-D-manno-heptose 1,7-bisphosphate 7-phosphatase, with protein sequence MNNAIFMDRDGTINIDKNYVHNINNFFFIDNVIDAMVTLKEMNFFLIIVTNQSGIARGLFTQNDFLLLTKWMIAYLGMYYHVYIDAIYFCPHHTQGIMKKFQRACLCRKPNPGMLLDAKKRFNINMITSYMVGDTEDDMLAGQLAGVGTKVLVCSGKKITKKTKKTANWVIESLAFLPNMIRTQHGYTKYTNVF
- the accC gene encoding acetyl-CoA carboxylase biotin carboxylase subunit, with product MLEKIVIANRGEIALRILRACKELGIQTVAVHSTIDRDLKHVLLADETVCIGPPPAIHSYLNIPAIISAAEITGSSGIHPGYGFLSENADFAEQVERSGFVFIGPRSETIRLMGNKISAIAIMKESGIMTVPGWDYKLNKNINNKIYNFSCQNLHINYPIIIKSAHGGGGRGMCVVKKESDLQDAIRMIRAEAKNTFNDDTIYAEQYLAHPRHIEIQVLSDGKGNIIYLTERDCSVQRKHQKIVEESPALGISSAMWKHIGESCVKICYKIGYRGVGTFEFLYENNEFFFIEMNTRIQVEHPITEMITGIDLIREQLKIASGYTLNITQDSIKSEGHAIECRINAEDPHNFIPSSGCITRFHAPGGLGVRWESHIYSGYSVPPYYDAMIGKLICFGETRDIAIARMKNALSELIIDGINTNIELQLKIVTDETFQKGNGINIHYLENKLNI